The following is a genomic window from Acidimicrobiia bacterium.
CATCCGACCCCGGCCCGCCATAACCTGACGCTTCTCATCTGCCGTTGAACTCCGGCGGGCGCTTCTCGAGAAACGACGCGACTCCTTCGGTCACATCCTCCGTCTGGAAGCAGATCAGCTGACCTTGGTGCTCGGCCTCCAGCGCTTCCTCGAATGAGAGCTCGAAGGAGCGGTTCATCGTTCGCTTGGCGAACATCTGAGGGATCGGGGCGGAGGAGGCGAGCAATTCCGCGATTTCCCGGGCTCTGTCGACGAGGTCGCTCGGATCGACGACTTCCAGCACCAAGCCGATCTCCTTTGCCTCTCGTGCCCCGACGATACGACCGCTCAGCACTAGTTCCTTGGCTCTCTGGAGTCCGACCAGCCGGGGCAGCAGCCAGGTTCCCCCGAAGTCGACCGTCAATCCTCGCCGGACGAAGATCTCCGTGAATCTCGCTCGTGTGGAAGCCAGCACGATGTCACAGCCGAGTGCCAGGTTCATACCGGCCCCGGCCGCGATGCCGTCGACGGCGGCGATCGTGGGCTTGGTGAGCCGGTGGAGCCCCAGAGCGGCAGCTCCGACCTGCTTCATTCCATCGACCCGATCTGAGATCGACTCCGCCCGGTCTCCGCCGAGATCTGCGCCTGAGCAGAACTCATCTCCTGCCCCGGTCACAATCAGAACCCGCTGGTCGGACGCCTCGAAGGCTGCGAATTCGGATTCCAGCGCAGCCCACCCGGCGGCCGGGATGGCGTTCTTCCGTCCCGGTTGATTGAGGGTGAGCCAGCGGACCTGCCCGCGATCTGTGATCTCAATGAACATGCCCTGAGCCTATCCAGCCTCAGTATGTTCGCGCCGGCTTCGCCCGGAGATACCATGGGCGCGAGATGGGATTCAATCCGTTCCGCCAACAGCGCACCACCGCGTTTGATCTCGCCCTCGTGGCTATCGCCATCGCGGTCACCATCGCGTTGATCATCTGGGCAATCGTCGGATGAACGAGGCAGTCGTGCCGGTCCAGCCGCACGCGGCCAGAAAGCAGTACCTCTGCCCGGGGTGTGAGGGGACAATCGAGCCCGGCACGTTTCACGTCGTCATCGTCCCGCCGGAGGAACCGGACCTCCGCCGCCACTGGCATCGGGGGTGTTGGTTCAAGGAACGGCGGAGACGCTACGGCCGCACTTCCTAAGCGACGCATTTGAGCCAGCGCAAC
Proteins encoded in this region:
- a CDS encoding enoyl-CoA hydratase/isomerase family protein, with protein sequence MFIEITDRGQVRWLTLNQPGRKNAIPAAGWAALESEFAAFEASDQRVLIVTGAGDEFCSGADLGGDRAESISDRVDGMKQVGAAALGLHRLTKPTIAAVDGIAAGAGMNLALGCDIVLASTRARFTEIFVRRGLTVDFGGTWLLPRLVGLQRAKELVLSGRIVGAREAKEIGLVLEVVDPSDLVDRAREIAELLASSAPIPQMFAKRTMNRSFELSFEEALEAEHQGQLICFQTEDVTEGVASFLEKRPPEFNGR